cgTAAAATTTCGGTCTTTTTGAATTGGGTCTTGGttattctctattttagttTGTGGGTATTTTGGTTTTCAGTTCGACTGTCGCTGCGGAAGAATCCGGTTTTAAGGGACCGTTTGTTTACGCTTGTGCTGGCAGGGGCGTTTGCTCATGGCCTTTATCTGGTGTATCCTCTTCAATTTACATATCTTGTTTGTGTTACTATGCTATCTGATTCCGAGTTCCTTTTACTAATTGATCATGTTGTGAATGGAGATTGGTTTCGTCTTCAAAAGGGTTCTTGAAAGAGTAATATCTCTACGTAAAGAGCATGTCAGCGTGTTcatatctttgaattttttatcaTACTTTGATCCTCAAAGAAGTTTTGATATTTAGAGTCGGTAGGTCCTTGTAGTGTTTTGCTTGTTGTTTGGTTCACAAAAGGGATCTGGAATATTAACGTACGAGGAGCATGCATTGGTGAAAGCATATAAATCATATTTGCCAGTGGAAGTTATGGGTATTTATCTGCACGATTATTCTCTACTCTCATAAGAAAAGTATCTTTGAGTTTTATATCTGAGCTGCTGGCTGTTTATTGTTGagtctattttcttttctcataatTCGAGTGATCGGGGGGCACAATGTCTTATGTCAGGAATTGGGAGTCATTATATTGTAACTTAAAAATGGAAGTGACACCATTTATTGAATTTCTGCAATGATGTCACTATAAACAAACATTTGGAAAAGATTTCCTGCTGAAATTCATTGAGAGAGCAAAGTTTATAATTTCCTAAAGACTATTGGCATAATATCGGCCACTTTTAATTCTTTGAATAATTCTGCATTATTTATAAACTGCATGATCTGTTGCACCTTTAGTTGCAAGTAAAGGGATCAAatcaacaaaagaaagaacatctTAGTTTTCCTCTGGTCTCTCTCTATTGTTGCCCTCAGTGGAAGTAGATTTGGATTTGGCTCTGAGTATATTTGCCCCCCTTCATCTTACTCTCTTTAAGCTTTTGTCTCTTGATTGTACTGGCTTTCTTATATTATCTTGACTGAACCAACCAAGTAAGATCCTATGTTGAGGAACTACAACTATGCTTATTGCAATGCTAATAAAGAATCTGTCATTCTATGTGGTCTTGAAAACTGTCTTACTGTTAATAAGCAacctgtaaattttttttcttctgtattTCCCTAATAGACATATTCAGTACAGACCAATACGATATCGAGAGCAAGTGAATGCGTGGAGCATGGGTCGAAACATTTGATTGCCTACATTGCTTCTTCAACTATAATTGGTTTATGGACCTTGTGTAGCTCAGATCTTCTGGTAACTCCATGAATAGATTAGGGCGATTTTGATATTACATCATGTACTTTTCTTTTGTCCCTTCAgctaaagaattgagatatgcACCCTATGTTGCGTCTCTTATTGCAAGTGAAATAATTACCAAATGCCAAAGCTGCTTTTCTATATCACAAATGCTCAGTTATTTGAAACGTTATCATTGATGCTTGGAATGCTAGATGGGACATGATACATACTTGTGTTTGGTTGAGTCTGCCCCCCTTTTTCTTCCCACTTGTATAGTTTTGAAATGTTGCTTTGGTATTTTTGACTCATAGAATGCCTGTCATGGTGCATCTTACATGGGGATGCAGTTTTTGCTATGGCAGAGAGAGGTCCTTTGATTGGGGTTTTTAGAATCTGACAAACAGCAGGGGTGGAAGAAAATGCATGTATGGTGTGTTAAAAAATGAACAACACTAACACAGCTAGTTTGGTGGTGCTTGGGTAGAactttgagaaatgctacgtgTACTTGCAAGACTTTACTCCTTGACGTGGCAatcaaaatcaccattagattttggACATGCAAAtttgtatataatatatcaatgatgattttcactgtcacatgAGGGAAGGAAATATTTGGAAGCATTTGTCTGAAAGTTTTTGTCATGGGACTAGCACGGGTTACTGCTTGCCCAGGCAGGCATCTATCGAGTTTATAAACAATGTTTCGTGAACAGTTTCTGCATTTGCGGGTCATTGTTTCACTTTCATTTGTTTAAACCATGCTGGAATAATATCTTGATAATACTAGGATTAAAATTTGTAATGCAAT
The Alnus glutinosa chromosome 14, dhAlnGlut1.1, whole genome shotgun sequence genome window above contains:
- the LOC133857647 gene encoding uncharacterized protein LOC133857647 isoform X2; translated protein: MDSPSDPSNREAAMRRQNKGPAYKFLVPLVYAPVLPLIRLSLRKNPVLRDRLFTLVLAGAFAHGLYLVTDQYDIESK
- the LOC133857647 gene encoding uncharacterized protein LOC133857647 isoform X1 encodes the protein MDSPSDPSNREAAMRRQNKGPAYKFLVPLVYAPVLPLIRLSLRKNPVLRDRLFTLVLAGAFAHGLYLVPIRYREQVNAWSMGRNI